The uncultured Bacteroides sp. DNA segment TGTTTTTTGATAAATGTGTTATAAGCATCGGTTCTTTAGAGCCGGTGCTTTTTTTACCCCGTTTTTCTTTGTTTTTATAGCAAGTTACAAATAAATTTCGTACGTTTGCGAGGTAAATACTAAAGGAAAGACGATGAATACACCTGTTATCTTTCAATATTTAAAAGAACTTGCACAGAATAACAACCGTGAGTGGTTCAATGAACATCGCAATGAATATGAAAAAGCTCGTGTGGAGTTTGAAAACCTCTTGACAGCTTTCATTTCGCACATCTCGTTATTCGATGAAAGCATCAAAGGCATACAAGCCAAAGATTGTACTTATCGCATCTATCGCGACACTCGCTTTTCGCCAGATAAAACCCCCTACAAGAATCATTTTGGGGGATATATCAACGCCAAAGGAAAGAAGTCGGAACACTGCGGTTATTACATACACTTACAACCTGGTAATTGTTTGATTGCCGGAGGTAGTTGGTGTCCACCACCTAAGATATTGAAGGCCTTGCGGCAAGCCATATATGATAATATTGAAGAGTATCTCTCCATTGTGGAAGATCCTGAGTTTAAGAAGTATTTCCCTGTCATCGGAGAGACTTTTCTCAAGACTGCACCCAAGGGATTTTCAAAAGATTTTAAGTATATTGATTATCTTAAATGCAAAGAAATTAGCTGCATGTACTCCATTCCAGATAGCTTTTTCATGGCACCAAATGCGGTGGAAGAAGCTGAGGGCGCTATTCGCCAACTAAAACGCTTTATCGACTTTGTCAATTACACCGTCGATGAAATAGAAGTATAAACTTAATAATCAACAATAAAAAAATCAGACTCATGGTAGTAGACATTTTAGAGAATTTAGAGAAATACGCATCGTTGAACCCTTTGTTTGCTCAAGCTGTAGACTTTTTAAAATCTCAGGATCTTCATTCTTTGGAAGTTGGTAAAACCGAATTAAAAGGGAAAGATCTTGTAGTGAATGTAGCACAAACAAATTCGAAAACAAAAGAACAAGCTAAGTTAGAGACTCATAATGAATTTATTGATATTCAAATACCACTCTCGGGAACAGAAGTGATGGGATATACTCCCGCAAAGGATTGCCTGCCGGTGGACGCAACTTATAATGCAGAGAAAGATATTACTTTCTTCGATGGATTAGCAAAAACTTACATTACTGTAAAACCCGGTATGTTTGCCATCTTCTTCCCCCAAGATGGACATGCACCCGGCATTACACCCGATGGAGTGAAAAAGATCATCGTAAAAGTAAAAGCATAAGTACCGAAAAAACCAAAATTCATCCTAATCATGGAAAGAACTCTTAATTTAATCAAAAACGACCCATGGCTTGAGCCTTTCAAAGACGCCATAACAGGGCGTTATCAGTATGCTATGGATAAGAAGTCCGAACTGACAAATGGAGGGAAGCAAACGTTGTCGGATTTTGCTTCGGGATATCTTTATTTTGGTCTACACCCCACTGCTACCGGATGGACTTTTCGCGAATGGGCACCCAATGCCGCGCATATCTATCTGGTAGGTACCTTTAATAATTGGATAGAAAAAGAAGAATTCTCATTGACGCGTCTCGAGAATGGGATTTGGGAAATCAATCTGTCTAAAGAAGTGATACATCATGGAGATTTATACAAACTGATTGTATGCTGGGATGGAGGAAAGGGAGAACGTATCCCTGCATGGGCCACAAGAGTTGTACAGGATGAAAAAACGGCTATATTCAGTGCACAGGTGTGGAAACCGGAAGCACCGTTTGCTTTTAAAGAAAAAACATTTAAACCCACTACTGATCCGTTGCTCATTTATGAATGCCATATTGGTATGGCTCAGCAAGAGGAGAAGGTGGGTACATATAACGAATTTCGTGAAAAGATTCTGCCACGTATAGCTAAGGGAGGATATAACTGTATACAGATTATGGCCATTCAGGAACATCCGTATTACGGCAGTTTTGGCTATCATGTGTCTAACTTTTTTGCAGCCTCTTCTCGTTTTGGTACGCCGGATGAATTGAAAGAACTCGTTGATGCGGCTCACGGACTGGGTATTGCAGTTATTATCGACATCGTTCATTCTCATTCGGTAAAGAATGAGGTAGAGGGTTTGGCTAATTTTGCAGGAGATTCTTGTCAATATTTCTATGAAGGCGCTCGTCGCGAACATCCGGCATGGGATTCACTTTGCTTTGATTATGGCAAAAATGAGGTGGTTCACTTTCTCTTATCAAACTGCAAGTATTGGTTAGAAGAATATCAGATAGATGGTTTTCGTTTTGATGGAGTTACTTCTATGCTTTATTATAGTCATGGGTTGGGAGAGGCTTTCGTTGACTATTCCGATTATTTTAACGGATATCAGGATGGTGATGCTATTTGTTATCTGACGTTGGCCAATGAGATGATTCATCA contains these protein-coding regions:
- a CDS encoding DUF2461 domain-containing protein; translated protein: MNTPVIFQYLKELAQNNNREWFNEHRNEYEKARVEFENLLTAFISHISLFDESIKGIQAKDCTYRIYRDTRFSPDKTPYKNHFGGYINAKGKKSEHCGYYIHLQPGNCLIAGGSWCPPPKILKALRQAIYDNIEEYLSIVEDPEFKKYFPVIGETFLKTAPKGFSKDFKYIDYLKCKEISCMYSIPDSFFMAPNAVEEAEGAIRQLKRFIDFVNYTVDEIEV
- a CDS encoding alpha amylase C-terminal domain-containing protein produces the protein MERTLNLIKNDPWLEPFKDAITGRYQYAMDKKSELTNGGKQTLSDFASGYLYFGLHPTATGWTFREWAPNAAHIYLVGTFNNWIEKEEFSLTRLENGIWEINLSKEVIHHGDLYKLIVCWDGGKGERIPAWATRVVQDEKTAIFSAQVWKPEAPFAFKEKTFKPTTDPLLIYECHIGMAQQEEKVGTYNEFREKILPRIAKGGYNCIQIMAIQEHPYYGSFGYHVSNFFAASSRFGTPDELKELVDAAHGLGIAVIIDIVHSHSVKNEVEGLANFAGDSCQYFYEGARREHPAWDSLCFDYGKNEVVHFLLSNCKYWLEEYQIDGFRFDGVTSMLYYSHGLGEAFVDYSDYFNGYQDGDAICYLTLANEMIHQVKSTAITVAEEVSGMPGLAVKVEDGGYGFDYRMAMNIPDYWIKTIREKIDEDWKPSSMFWEVTNRRKDEKTISYAESHDQALVGDKTIIFRLIDADMYWHMQKGDENYIVNRGIALHKMIRLLTSSTINGGYLNFMGNEFGHPEWIDFPREGNGWSCKYARRQWDLVDNKNLDYHYMADFDIDMLKTIKSVKDFQASPVQEIWHNDEDQILAYQRKDLIFVFNFNPMKSFTDYGFLVAPGTYEVVLDTDSSSYGGQNLSDDSIKHFTLADSLYASEKKEWMKLYIPARTAMVLKKTK
- a CDS encoding YhcH/YjgK/YiaL family protein yields the protein MVVDILENLEKYASLNPLFAQAVDFLKSQDLHSLEVGKTELKGKDLVVNVAQTNSKTKEQAKLETHNEFIDIQIPLSGTEVMGYTPAKDCLPVDATYNAEKDITFFDGLAKTYITVKPGMFAIFFPQDGHAPGITPDGVKKIIVKVKA